One window of Medicago truncatula cultivar Jemalong A17 chromosome 2, MtrunA17r5.0-ANR, whole genome shotgun sequence genomic DNA carries:
- the LOC11446074 gene encoding uncharacterized protein gives MSKNDEINPKTKTPLQPSSSADHGSTKFSGHKSHINPAETAIPDSATLRDQWKYATRQYGKWYSHAWGTAILAGAAFFALGWFIKGENPIPSFNSKPNSSHDAHNKDKPTQSK, from the coding sequence ATGAGTAAGAATGATGAGATTAACCCTAAAACCAAAACCCCTCTTCAACCTTCTTCAAGTGCAGATCATGGTTCAACCAAATTTTCAGGCCACAAATCTCATATCAACCCAGCAGAAACAGCCATTCCTGATTCCGCAACTCTGAGAGATCAATGGAAATACGCTACCAGACAGTATGGTAAATGGTATTCTCACGCTTGGGGTACTGCCATTCTTGCTGGTGCTGCTTTCTTTGCTCTTGGTTGGTTCATCAAGGGTGAAAATCCAATTCCTTCTTTCAATTCCAAACCTAATTCCTCTCATGATGCTCATAACAAGGATAAACCTACTCAATCCAAATAA